From the Lepisosteus oculatus isolate fLepOcu1 chromosome 1, fLepOcu1.hap2, whole genome shotgun sequence genome, one window contains:
- the znf638 gene encoding zinc finger protein 638 isoform X3: MASLAGEMPKSSRKFSAQEGVPSAISSPCPALPDPANRFALFLESCVPVANSLNFGIGSPLLLGPPSLQLAQLKTQLALHQLNAVTSGNHTSPALSLLNLLKVTMSHPMYNPRGPFPSQRPLVSTQFGMSNPPGMDMSGGCVGPQGMGATGMMSQMMPQQMGFQLPQRNAPVSQDLESSIDMHIRGAREEVRMLNQMLQQQKMDPRLRKKTREDILPAGPGFVGQSVANRADDQGPDWSVYQNSQTKLFSSQMLTQPAPSTKVFPSSGFGGPPERMQGERGGSENQPVLIPGERQQHRYTTESATSILASFGLSNEDLELLSHYPDEQLTPDNLPFILRDIRVRKSKINFPEVEQSQARSGTQERLGSEPRQSKVIDYGHSSKFGYSEGGRDGFKREHLAKEMAKADFASSGASSKFPMEGSSSSFSSGKGRGLPLPKKLPMDASKKQPGGEVEQSRRARDPASQKPAAPGMATPSSSMSRSNPIGLVEGSGVVKPGYLAQKTAWAPPFPLSDSSAAKRLPTPTMMNDYYAASPRIFPHTCSLCNVECMVMKDWIEHQNNSLHIDSCRHLRKQYPDWNPEAISNLRNESRGSPERRCAKRRTRSSSRSWSRSLSPWRYRGRSGSRGRGRRSRSRSLSRSPRRYRRSRTRSRSRSPRSPRRGSRLSPLHPRRRSRSPPPRRSPSPRYLRRSPARGPRRLSPRRRHRSSSSERLAKKLIESTGLSVSENTTLEAMMQSLAPAILAELAKKKVVSSSSSRSNVAGIKSSKTLSSPSAKKSEAVGKSSSVSMAKFGSLAKHGPSVAKSSSFSAGKSSSSSSKGPAASSNKEGEVTPKMVKVKKKSALPANTVIRLKDLPFGVSQPDILEVMKPYGKVTSAVVSKDSEQATVVMEKEEEAKAFMETIKRAPFFIQGKSVRIFLEKSEAVVKETKKLSNTKKKEMPKTSTQTKVPAVKKTDVLIYCTGNPPVKAKDKKKCVIQISGLPESDYTEEEITKLAVPFGFTSELIISPSHGKAFMELPDVESGEAMVNTYKSAPVKIKESELTITLIKRPVDLQCSEVQFREVLGLDKSADATGLAERLVIVSNVPRSTRAGKEVQDLVKKFGTWKHCVIVNNKITFEMQTAASAKAVYQWFTKFPCIIQNNPLTFSLSAKVPVKEEVKKEKKEKPELKSTKGGGRPMQAMKKAAAGTKPSASATARAKTAVQAKAQTTTMASTDTAKPAASTTTSNTAPTPGHSASLAAGPAVPTSGPSTPAAAEPAVKVESTASALPAAVAEACSASASSRQPSAIETQPQPVASASQLFDTAKPGEATGLKAGSEEPTASQGGAEDKLRASSGTEDQHDQPKAGGPTTEDESSPATGKARKEATSVEDVSAQAASCGETEKGPSILNEASTTMGGTEFFPAQVVNSTGQAMHHTNSGKSELVGASAAPTCQASSDPFISSNTATFNEGDARPSSTVKTELPPPVDSLTPTEQTVSVKEPADSRLPVDSGGHKPALTVSTRNAQSAESEDSSVPAKTAAETGLSTMKVMAADPRAAKAEDHRQTKDSVTLESGALVGSAAPGVPEQRTVQTPKQAKSPSSLTPVRVKEEGAFEFPQDEDTKCLEFPPVTEEILRALEAAVHECRMRSSMRRGGGVSSEQLSHRESDAKAAPSKGSSRPGARRGDPGSDREPRGQEDEPLGDRPGTAVRKAGSAKGHRGVQAGSPSSGTKRGRELEDQDRRSSSHEESKRKSYSSGKSTRSSRSSTKSRHNKPTEEWMEDSSPFTEETVGMFPFDLDEFVTVDEVGDEGEGEPRKEQEPDPELPVEEGVLSRHHSPPAPEPPGKRRRPGSADAKQKKLAPKTHKLQKKSPKVSAAKAKLQKKGAKAGGCKVQAKGKAVPPAAVEEAPQPADRAAEPDSQQEDSASPLGKGEEVEKEPQTETQSFPAADSPHEPATQPSAPATAGESTAKDKPQKCKQAAKELQKAAAAAEDKAQDVSAVTTAEGEVKKTAAAIARQPDKSLEPATAGEAGQGAPEPETDASPEEDSSEVAAVVRKAPAMVTLDEVSEEEEDYPEDDEEERLQRGLVGVCDSEALVTVDEIGGEDDPFLHAVRDLQALVTLDEIVEEEGSGSPNPESFPFGLGDESEDAFLPEQILVTLDETKGDDEEAAEENGKCLEPMEELKPQSPGPPETSKQVEEWLCEEEEELPELSFVTVDEVVEEEEETEKRQLLEELPCPLQKGAGRPKKRRRQAAATLVRKPGRGRQQASWTAAEVKEEEPETQAEADFNPVDAAPRPSVPQDPAFDATGSLSLRDTLQEPSPGAVKQEPEPSRETEHEPSRTPQLRTGPSELPASAELSKVKLEPFDPTYLVDSKADRSLVVNQERPDTRVKEESKLRQDTVELEEPQLKKPRSAFPLSSNFKMPPFNPQSPIGLEFVVPKTGFFCKLCSLFYGSEEAAKKMHCSSLKHYQNMEKFLSKLRAQQADDTT, encoded by the exons CTTTGCGTTGTTCTTGGAAAGTTGTGTGCCTGTTGCGAATTCCTTGAACTTTGGCATTGGGAGCCCACTACTGTTGGGCCCCCCATCTTTGCAGCTGGCCCAGCTTAAGACACAGCTGGCCTTGCACCAGTTGAACGCGGTCACCTCTGGTAACCACACTTCTCCTGCCTTGTCACTGCTCAACCTGCTGAAGGTCACCATGTCTCACCCAATGTACAATCCCAGAGGCCCCTTCCCTAGCCAGAGACCCTTGGTTTCCACCCAGTTTGGCATGAGCAACCCCCCTGGGATGGACATGAGTGGTGGGTGCGTTGGACCTCAGGGTATGGGGGCCACAGGAATGATGTCCCAGATGATGCCTCAGCAGATGGGTTTCCAGTTGCCCCAGCGCAACGCACCAGTGTCTCAGGACTTGGAATCCTCTATAGACATGCACATCCGTGGGGCCAGAGAGGAGGTCCGAATGCTTAACCAAATGCTGCAGCAGCAGAAAATGGATCCCCGCCTGCGGAAGAAGACAAGAGAAGATATCTTGCCAGCAGGGCCGGGCTTTGTTGGGCAGAGTGTGGCTAACAGAGCAGACGACCAAGGCCCAGACTGGTCCGTCTATCAGAATTCGCAAACAAAGCTCTTTTCATCGCAGATGCTGACGCAGCCAGCTCCGTCTACTAAGGTTTTCCCATCCTCTGGGTTTGGAGGTCCACCTGAGAGGATgcaaggagagagaggaggttcGGAGAACCAGCCAGTACTGATTCCCGGAGAGAGACAGCAACACAGGTACACCACAGAGAGTGCTACGAGCATCCTGGCCAGTTTTGGGCTGTCAAACGAGGACCTGGAATTGCTGAGCCACTACCCGGATGAACAGCTTACTCCAGACAATCTGCCATTCATTTTACGGGACATCAGGGTCAGGAAGTCGAAGATAAATTTTCCTGAGGTCGAGCAGTCACAAGCTAGATCTGGTACCCAAGAGCGCCTAGGCAGCGAGCCTCGCCAGAGCAAGGTCATTGACTATGGACACTCGAGCAAGTTCGGCTACTCCGAGGGCGGCCGGGACGGCTTCAAACGGGAGCACTTGGCTAAAGAAATGGCGAAGGCAGATTTTGCTTCCTCTGGAGCATCCTCGAAATTTCCGATGGAGGGGTCAAGCTCTTCTTTCTCGAGCGGGAAGGGTCGCGGTCTGCCTCTGCCTAAGAAGCTGCCGATGGACGCGAGTAAGAAACAGCCCGGCGGTGAAGTGGAGCAATCGAGGAGAGCGAGAGACCCTGCCTCACAAAAGCCAGCGGCGCCCGGCATGGCCACTCCTTCTTCCAGCATGTCCAGAAGCAATCCCATCGGCCTGGTGGAAGGCAGTGGAGTGGTGAAGCCGGGTTACCTCGCGCAGAAAACGGCCTGGGCCCCACCCTTCCCCCTGAGTGACTCTTCAGCTGCCAAGAGACTGCCTACTCCAACCATGATGAATGATTACTACGCTGCCTCCCCGAGAATCTTTCCCCATACTTGTTCTCTGTGTAACGTAGAATGTATGGTGATGAAG GATTGGATTGAGCACCAGAACAACAGCCTTCATATTGACAGCTGCAGACACTTGCGCAAACA GTACCCCGACTGGAACCCGGAGGCCATTTCCAATCTGAG GAATGAGTCCCGCGGCTCTCCCGAGCGCCGGTGCGCGAAGCGCCGGACCCGATCCAGCAGCCGGTCATGGTCCCGCTCCCTCAGCCCGTGGCGGTACCGGGGGCGCTCGGGGTCGAGGGGCCGGGGGCGGCGGTCGCGCTCCCGCTCGCTGTCGCGCAGCCCGCGCCGGTACCGGCGCAGCCGAACGCGCAGCCGGTCCCGCAGCCCCCGCAGCCCGCGCCGCGGCTCCCGGCTCAGCCCCCTGCACCCCCGCCGTCGCTCTCGCAGCCCCCCGCCCCGCCGCTCCCCGTCCCCTCGCTACTTGCGCCGCTCGCCCGCCCGCGGCCCGCGCCGGCTGAGCCCCCGCCGGCGGCACCGGTCCTCCAGCAGCGAGAGGCTGGCCAAGAAGCTCATCGAGTCCACCG GATTGTCTGTCTCTGAGAACACAACGCTGGAGGCTATGATGCAGTCTCTGGCCCCAGCCATTCTAGCAGAGCTGGCCAAGAAGAAGGTGGTGAGCTCTTCCTCCTCCAGATCTAATGTTGCTGGCATCAAGAGCTCCAAgaccctctcctctccctctgccaAGAAGAGTGAGGCCGTAGGAAAATCCAGCTCAGTATCTATGGCAAAATTCGGCTCCTTGGCAAAACACGGGCCTTCAGTAGCCAAATCCAGCTCTTTTTCAGCAGGCAAATCCAGCTCTTCTTCATCAAAGGGACCAGCAGCATCCTCTAACAAGGAAGGGGAGGTGACTCCCAAA ATGGTGAAAGTCAAGAAGAAAAGTGCTCTGCCTGCCAATACAGTCATTCGCCTCAAGGATTTGCCTTTTGGCGTCAGTCAGCCGGACATTTTAGAAGTGATGAAGCCCTATGGAAAAGTCACTTCAGCTGTGGTCTCGAAGGATTCCGAGCAG GCTACTGTGGTGatggagaaggaggaggaggccaAAGCCTTCATGGAGACGATTAAGCGCGCACCCTTTTTCATCCAAGGGAAATCGGTCAGGATCTTCTTGGAGAAGAGT GAGGcagttgtaaaggaaacaaagaagctGTCCAACACTAAAAA GAAAGAAATGCCCAAAACCTCCACACAAACAAAAGTTCcagctgttaaaaaaacag atgttcttatttactgtacaggtAACCCTCCTGTGAAGGCAAAGGATAAAAAA AAATGTGTCATTCAGATCTCTGGTCTTCCTGAAAGTGACTACACCGAAGAAGAAATCACTAAGCTTGCTGTACCATTTGGGTTTACCTCAGAGCTTATTATATCACCTTCACATGGCAAG GCTTTCATGGAGCTGCCAGATGTGGAGTCAGGGGAAGCTATGGTCAACACTTACAAGTCCGCCCCTGTGAAGATCAAGGAGAGTGAGCTGACCATTACTCTGATAAAAAGACCTGTGGATCTGCAGTGTTCG GAGGTGCAGTTCCGAGAGGTTCTTGGACTGGACAAATCTGCG GACGCCACTGGTCTGGCCGAGAGGCTGGTCATTGTCAGCAATGTGCCGAGGAGCACCCGAGCTGGTAAAGAGGTGCAGGACCTGGTGAAGAAGTTTGGCACCTGGAAGCACTGTGTCATTGTCAACAACAAG atCACTTTTGAAATGCAGACTGCAGCTTCTGCCAAGGCAGTATATCAGTGGTTCACGAAGTTCCCCTGCATTATTCAGAACAACCCTCTCACTTTCTCACTGTCTGCAAAGGTTCCTGTTAAAGAAGAG gttaaaaaggagaaaaaagaaaaaccggaattaaaaag TACCAAAGGAGGAGGCAGACCTATGCAAGCAATGAAGAAAGCTGCTGCTGGCACAAAGCCTTCTGCCTCGGCCACAGCCAGAGCCAAAACTGCAGTCCAGGCAAAGGCTCAGACAACCACCATGGCTTCCACAGACACCGCAAAACCCGCCGCGTCCACCACCACGAGCAACACTGCCCCAACTCCCGGACACTCTGCTAGTCTTGCCGCAGGCCCTGCTGTGCCCACTTCGGGCCCCAGCACACCTGCCGCTGCCGAGCCTGCTGTGAAAGTCGAGAGCACGGCCTCAGCGCTGCCTGCAGCCGTGGCTGAAGCCTGCAGTGCGTCAGCCTCCTCCCGCCAGCCATCTGCAATCGAAACCCAGCCTCAGCCCGTGGCTTCGGCTTCGCAGCTCTTTGACACAGCCAAGCCTGGTGAAGCCACAGGCCTGAAGGCGGGAAgcgaagagcccactgcttctcAGGGCGGAGCTGAGGACAAGCTGCGTGCCAGCTCTGGGACAGAAGACCAGCATGATCAGCCTAAAGCTGGTGGTCCAACAACAGAAGATGAGAGCAGCCCAGCAACTGGCAAAGCAAGGAAAGAGGCAACATCTGTTGAAGATGTCTCTGCTCAGGCTGCGTCTTGTGGCGAAACTGAAAAAGGTCCCAGCATTTTGAATGAAGCCAGTACAACAATGGGAGGGACAGAATTTTTTCCAGCTCAGGTTGTGAATTCCACTGGGCAAGCAATGCATCATACAAATTCGGGTAAGTCAGAATTGGTAGGTGCATCAGCAGCTCCCACATGTCAAGCTTCCTCTGATCCATTTATTTCAAGCAATACAGCAACATTCAATGAAGGCGATGCAAGACCAAGTAGCACAGTTAAAACAGAGTTGCCACCTCCTGTAGATTCCTTAACCCCCACTGAGCAGACTGTATCAGTTAAGGAACCTGCCGATTCCAGGCTTCCTGTGGACAGTGGTGGCCACAAACCAGCACTCACAGTGAGCACAAGGAACGCACAGTCCGCTGAATCTGAGGACAGCTCTGTTCCAGCAAAGACTGCTGCAGAAACTGGCCTGAGCACGATGAAAGTGATGGCTGCTGACCCCAGAGCTGCTAAAGCTGAGGATCACAGGCAGACCAAGGACAGCGTCACTCTGGAGTCTGGAGCTTTGGTGGGCTCTGCGGCACCCGGTGTCCCAGAACAAAGAACGGTGCAAACGCCAAAGCAGGCTAAGAGCCCATCCAGCTTGACCCCTGTCAGAGTGAAGGAAGAGGGAGCTTTTGAATTTCCTCAAGATGAGGACACCAAGTGCCTTGAGTTCCCCCCCGTGACAGAGGAAATCCTCAGGGCTCTGGAGGCAGCGGTTCACGAGTGCCGCATGCGGTCATCGATGAGGCGTGGCGGCGGCGTGAGCTCAGAGCAGCTCTCGCACAGAGAGAGCGACGCCAAGGCTGCCCCGAGCAAGGGAAGCTCCAGGCCAGGGGCCCGGAGGGGAGACCCGGGCTCGGACAGGGAGCCCCGGGGCCAGGAGGACGAACCGCTGGGGGACAGGCCCGGCACAGCAGTGCGCAAGGCGGGCTCCGCCAAGGGGCACAGGGGGGTGCAGGCCGGCAGCCCCAGCTCCGGCACCAAAAGGGGAAGGGAACTGGAGGACCAGGACAGGAGGTCTTCCAGCCACGAGGAGAGCAAGCGCAAG agCTACAGCTCTGGCAAATCTACCCGGTCGTCGCGGAGCAGCACCAAATCACGGCACAACAAACCA ACAGAGGAATGGATGGAAGATTCGTCACCGTTTACCGAAGAGACGGTGGGCATGTTTCCATTTGACCTGGACGAGTTCGTCACGGTGGATGAGGTGGGAGACGAGGGAGAGGGGGAGCCCAGGAAAGAGCAGGAGCCAGACCCCGAGCTGCCCGTGGAAGAAGGGGTGTTGTCCAGGCACCACTCTCCTCCTGCCCCTGAGCCTCCTGGCAAGCGCAGGAGGCCTGGGTCCGCGGACGCCAAACAGAAGAAACTTGCTCCGAAAACCCACAAGCTGCAGAAAAAATCGCCCAAAGTTTCAGCTGCCAAAGCAAAGCTGCAGAAGAAAGGTGCGAAAGCAGGGGGCTGCAAGGTGCAAGCTAAAGGCAAGGCAGTACCTCCCGCTGCTGTGGAAGAAGCCCCACAGCCGGCCGACAGGGCTGCGGAGCCAGACAGCCAGCAGGAGGACTCGGCCAGTCCCCTAGGCAAGGGAGAAGAGGTGGAGAAGGAACCACAGACGGAAACGCAATCCTTTCCTGCTGCAGACAGCCCCCACGAGCCTGCAACACAACCTTCAGCACCCGCAACAGCAGGAGAAAGCACAGCCAAGGACAAGCCTCAGAAATGTAAACAGGCAGCGAAGGAGCTACAGAAGGCAGCAGCGGCAGCAGAGGATAAAGCTCAGGATGTCTCTGCAGTCACAACAGCGGAAGGAGAAGTGAAGAAAACTGCTGCTGCTATTGCCAGACAGCCAGACAAGTCTCTGGAACCCGCCACGGCTGGAGAGGCTGGGCAGGGAGCTCCAGAGCCCGAGACCGATGCCTCACCGGAGGAGGACAGCTCGGAAGTGGCTGCTGTGGTGCGTAAGGCACCTGCAATGGTGACGCTGGATGAGGtgagcgaggaggaggaggattaCCCTGAGGATGATGAGGAGGAGCGGCTACAGCGGGGCTTGGTTGGTGTCTGTGACTCGGAGGCTCTGGTGACCGTTGACGAGATCGGGGGTGAGGATGACCCCTTCCTGCACGCAGTGAGGGACCTGCAGGCCCTTGTCACGCTGGACGAGATCGTGGAGGAGGAGGGCAGCGGGAGTCCCAACCCCGAGTCCTTCCCATTTGGCCTAGGGGATGAGTCCGAGGATGCCTTCCTGCCAGAG CAGATTCTGGTGACCCTGGATGAGACAAAGGGTGATGATGAAGAGGCAGCAGAGGAAAATGGGAAGTGTCTTGAGCCAATGGAGGAGCTCAAGCCACAGTCCCCAGGCCCCCCAG AGACCAGCAAGCAGGTGGAGGAGTGGCtgtgtgaggaagaggaggagcttCCTGAGTTGAGCTTTGTCACTGTGGATGAGGTtgtggaggaagaggaagagactGAGAAGCGGCAGCTATTGGAAGAGCTGCCGTGTCCCCTCCAGAAGGGAGCAGGCCGGCCCAAGAAGAGGCGCCGTCAGGCCGCTG CCACTCTGGTGAGGAAGCCTGGGCGAGGGCGACAGCAAGCCAGCTGGACAGCGGCTGAAGTGAAGGAGGAGGAGCCCGAAACCCAGGCAGAAGCGGATTTTAACCCTGTGGATGCAGCTCCCCGTCCTTCTGTGCCACAGGACCCAGCCTTTGATGCTACAGGATCCCTGTCACTCAGAGACACTCTGCAGGAGCCCAGTCCAGGAGCAGTGAAACAGGAACCTGAACCTAGTAGAGAAACTGAACATGAGCCCTCAAGGACTCCTCAGCTGAGGACTGGTCCCAGTGAACTCCCTGCATCAGCGGAGCTCTCCAAGGTCAAGCTGGAGCCCTTTGACCCCACTTACCTAGTGGACAGCAAAGCAGACAGGAGTCTTGTGGTGAACCAAGAGCGCCCAGACACCAGAGTCAAAG AAGAGTCCAAACTGCGACAGGACACGGTTGAACTGGAGGAGCCCCAGCTGAAGAAACCGCGATCTGCCTTTCCCTTATCCAGCAACTTCAAGATGCCTCCCTTCAACCCCCAGAGCCCTATTG GATTGGAATTCGTGGTTCCAAAGACGGGTTTCTTTTGCAAGCTGTGCTCCTTGTTCTATGGTAGTGAGGAGGCAGCCAAGAAGATGCACTGCAGCAGCCTGAAACACTACCAGAACATGGAG AAATTCCTTTCTAAGCTGAGAGCACAGCAAGCTGATGACACGACATAA